From Hydra vulgaris chromosome 15, alternate assembly HydraT2T_AEP, one genomic window encodes:
- the LOC136091824 gene encoding uncharacterized protein LOC136091824 — protein MNIKYRKREKTPKYTIEQQIKAKKGSKRLVNQLYNTKSLLVIDDKKHFCFAGDNMPRNSGYYTNNKKTCPESVRFIGKEKFPKKLLMWIAISDRGMSEPLFRTSKAVAINSSIYINECLEKRLLSFIHKYHGDFNYLFWPDLASSHYSKDSLNWMDQYVYYVDKESNPQNVPQARPIENFWGHLEQKVYEGDWQVSTEQVLIDRIKLKLQEIDLNFLQSHMKGVRAKLRSIADGGVFSYIR, from the coding sequence atgaatatcaaATATAGAAAACGTGAAAAGACTCCAAAATACACTATAGaacaacaaataaaagcaaagaAAGGAAGCAAGAGACTAGTTAACCAACTCTATAACACAAAATCGCTTCTAGTCATTGATGacaaaaaacacttttgttttGCAGGGGACAACATGCCTAGAAATTCTGGATACTACacaaacaacaaaaagacaTGCCCAGAAAGTGTTCGTTTTATAGGAAAAgagaaatttccaaaaaaattattaatgtggATAGCCATATCTGACCGTGGTATGTCCGAGCCATTGTTTCGCACTTCCAAGGCTGTAGCGATCAATTCATCaatctatattaatgaatgttTAGAAAAACGACTTCTTTCATTTATTCACAAGTATCATGGAGactttaactatttattttggcCAGATTTAGCAAGTTCTCATTATTCTAAAGATTCTCTAAATTGGATGGACCAATATGTCTATTACGTTGATAAAGAATCCAATCCCCAAAATGTGCCTCAAGCACGaccaattgaaaatttttgggGACATTTGGAACAGAAGGTTTACGAGGGAGATTGGCAAGTTTCAACAGAGCAAGTTTTGATTGATCGCATTAAACTAAAACTACAAGAAattgatttaaactttttacagtCGCATATGAAAGGCGTTAGAGCAAAATTGAGATCAATTGCAGATGGTGgtgttttttcatatataagataa
- the LOC136091647 gene encoding 52 kDa repressor of the inhibitor of the protein kinase-like: MPSFCAAINCGNKSGKNCKDISFFRFPKDEKRCQWVINCRRKDLDEKDFVFLNKNFYLCSNHFENTMCYSTNNNGKRLLQSAIPTIFNIPNPPPLVDSKRKSPVERHSFPAKKQVVCLPVNSDSNLENKMSTNKINFNKLQRLLLSLRVKNSRLRKQVRHLKSK; encoded by the exons ATGCCATCATTTTGTGCTGCTATAAACTGTGGAAATAAAAGTGGAAAAAACTGtaaagatatttcattttttcgtTTTCCTAAAGACGAAAAAAG atgtCAGTGGGTCATAAACTGTCGTAGGAAAGATTTAGACgaaaaagattttgtatttttaaacaaaaacttttatttgtgcagtaatcattttgaaaatacaatGTGTTATTCTACAAACAATAATGGAAAACGTTTGTTACAATCAGCAATTCCTACTATTTTTAACATCCCAAATCCTCCTCCACTTGTTGATAGCAAAAGGAAATCACCAGTTGAACGTCATTCATTTCCAGCAAAAAAGCAAGTTGTTTGTTTACCTGTTAATTCAGATAGTAATTTAGAGAACAAAATgtctactaataaaataaatttcaacaaaCTTCAAAGGTTACTATTATCATTGCGAGTCAAAAATTCTAGATTACGTAAACAAGTTCGACAtttaaaatccaaataa
- the LOC136091823 gene encoding histone H3.v1-like — protein MDRQSTGPSRLGAKCSYKKVGLLCSPVCINCRGQSCSNFEPIATNEDFDDIIDQTADISFSHFQLEKEDEEEEEEEEEEEEEEEAEEKEEEEEEEEEEEEEEEEEEEEEEEEEEEEEEEEEEEKEEEGKSEEDIIY, from the exons ATGGATAGGCAATCAACTGGACCCAGTAGACTGGG AGCAAAATGTAGCTACAAAAAAGTCGGGTTGTTGTGTTCACCAGTATGTATTAATTGTCGAGGCCAGTCTTGCTCCAATTTTGAACCAATTGCAACAAATGAAgattttgatgatattattgaTCAGACAGCTGATATATCTTTTTCACATTTCCAGCTAGAAaaagaagatgaagaagaagaagaagaagaagaggaAGAAGAGGAAGAAGAAGAAgcagaagaaaaagaagaagaagaagaagaagaagaagaagaagaagaagaagaagaagaagaagaagaagaagaagaagaagaagaagaagaagaagaagaagaagaagaagaagaaaaagaagaagaaggaAAAAGCGaagaagatataatatactaa